In Cenarchaeum symbiont of Oopsacas minuta, a single window of DNA contains:
- a CDS encoding malate dehydrogenase, translated as MITIVGAGKVGGDAAMFCALRNLGDILLLDIVDGLPRGEAMDINQMLSERGIDSHVRGSTDYSEMKDSDIVVVVAGSPRKPGMTRMDLLKINSSIVSNVAKKIKQYAPNSIIIPVTNPLDPMVYATYKASGFDRKKIIGMGGMLDLSRFRQYIHEATGKSRDSIRAMVISEHGEQMLPLVRYASISGVPLRYLLSDEKLAEIVDETKKSAAKIIELKGATVHAPGNSISAIADSILNDKKQLIPVSACIDGQYGHSNVAIGVPAVIGRKGIIDIIELELNDAEKVVFDAGVDNVKNAIKSMEL; from the coding sequence ATGATTACAATAGTAGGAGCAGGAAAAGTGGGCGGCGATGCTGCCATGTTTTGTGCTCTACGAAACTTGGGCGATATACTATTACTTGACATAGTTGACGGTCTACCTCGAGGTGAGGCAATGGACATAAACCAAATGCTCTCAGAACGTGGCATCGACTCTCATGTACGTGGCTCTACGGATTATTCAGAGATGAAAGATTCAGATATTGTTGTAGTGGTTGCTGGATCTCCAAGAAAACCTGGTATGACTAGAATGGATCTTTTAAAGATAAATTCGTCCATAGTAAGCAATGTTGCCAAGAAAATAAAACAATATGCTCCAAATTCTATCATCATACCAGTTACAAACCCACTAGATCCAATGGTATACGCTACCTACAAGGCATCAGGTTTTGACAGAAAAAAGATAATTGGTATGGGAGGAATGTTGGATCTGTCCCGTTTTAGACAATACATACACGAGGCAACTGGAAAATCTAGGGATTCTATACGTGCCATGGTAATAAGCGAACACGGCGAACAGATGCTACCACTTGTAAGATATGCTTCAATCTCTGGTGTTCCGCTTCGATATCTTTTATCTGATGAAAAACTAGCTGAGATTGTAGATGAGACAAAAAAATCTGCAGCAAAGATCATAGAGCTAAAGGGTGCAACCGTACATGCACCAGGGAATTCTATATCGGCTATTGCAGACTCTATACTCAATGATAAGAAACAACTCATTCCTGTCTCTGCATGTATTGATGGTCAGTATGGTCATTCAAATGTAGCCATTGGTGTTCCCGCAGTAATTGGTAGAAAGGGCATAATAGATATTATTGAACTTGAATTAAACGATGCAGAAAAAGTTGTGTTTGATGCTGGAGTAGATAACGTAAAAAACGCCATAAAATCTATGGAACTATAA